ACCATTGGTATCGGACTATATACCATGGTAGGGATAGACAAAGGCCTGCAGGCCGAATTGATCCCTATCATGTGTATTGCACTGGGTACAATCACAGCTTGTTTTGGAGGCGTGATCAGGGATATTTTGTGTAATGAGATCCCTGTAATCTTTCGCAAGGAGATCTATGCTACCGCCTGTATTCTGGGAGGAGGGTCTTACTTTTTACTTACACGACTGCCTATCATAGATGAATATTCATTTGTAGCCAGCATAATCGTTGTCATTGGAATCAGGCTTTTAGCGGTAAAGTACAAAATTGCCTTGCCCAATATCTACAGGAATAAGAGCGCATAAGTGGGTTGCTTTCGCACTAGACGATCTCTATTTGAGAATTTCAGCCTTAGTGATATAGATATTCTTTGAAGGCCAGTCGCCGTCGTCAACAGGTTGCTGGTTGATCAGGTCAACCACATCCATTCCTTCTACAACCCTGCCAAAGGGGGTGTAATTCCCATCGAGATGGTACGATCCCGGTTTGGTCACCACGATAAAAAATTCGTAAGGACTCGCCAGCATATGTGGGTTGTCGATCTCACTACTGGGCATGGAAATGGTACCGCGGTGGTGTTTATGCCCCTTACGGGTATCGGGGGGTAAAAGATATCGCCCTATTTCTCTGCGCTTTGCGGCAGTTTTCCGGTTATCGGCATTTCCTCCCTGTATAATAAAATCCTTTACGACCCTGTGAAACATGG
This DNA window, taken from Muriicola soli, encodes the following:
- a CDS encoding trimeric intracellular cation channel family protein, with amino-acid sequence MFYLTIDILGTIAFAISGVLVAMDKKLDLFGVFIIAFVTAVGGGTLRDMLIGNTPVAWMQDSIYTFTILGAVIFAILLQERLRYLRKSLFLFDTIGIGLYTMVGIDKGLQAELIPIMCIALGTITACFGGVIRDILCNEIPVIFRKEIYATACILGGGSYFLLTRLPIIDEYSFVASIIVVIGIRLLAVKYKIALPNIYRNKSA
- a CDS encoding peptidylprolyl isomerase, which encodes MIVLILALACGETPKEQTSESIDIITEDSLNEVTKIVQQKDTSVIEEKEPFVLTEENAIDFFFDYQKGLPTTRIKITTSLGSFVVELYDNVPYHKANFIYLTKKEYFNNTMFHRVVKDFIIQGGNADNRKTAAKRREIGRYLLPPDTRKGHKHHRGTISMPSSEIDNPHMLASPYEFFIVVTKPGSYHLDGNYTPFGRVVEGMDVVDLINQQPVDDGDWPSKNIYITKAEILK